GCCATCCTACTGGGAGATCCTGTGAACTTCCCAGACAATCTCCGTCAACAATCGAGAGCAAAGATGGAcccttgttattttaataatacacccttttgtttatttttgactttcttcctgtaacgctgctttgcaacaatgaaacatTGGAAAAGCGTTATatgaataaaactgaattgaattgaacaggCAGAATTACAGAGTATTGAAATACAGAGCTTTTTGGTATCCAGCGAATCAAATAATCATAAATTCAAACAGCAGCAGCTGTTCTGGCTTTCTTACTGCTGAGGTTTACCCACGCTGCACTGGGCTGCAGGGAGAACTGTAGTCTGGGGAGACTGTTTTCCTCACATCATCTCACTCTCACATCAGTGTGCTCTGGGTGTGAAATTATTATTGGTtaacattttttcttaattttgacTTAATGATTACTGATTTTTAAACAGGTGGTGAAGTGCCACAAAAGTGGACTTAAATAGGGTTCTTACTGATTATTGATTGAAGTCAAAATTAATTTTAGCTAAAAAACATAAAGTGGAAGAATGCAACTATGTGACTATGATTATTTTAATGGattcacagagtgtctgacaaatgtacaggtgctggtcatataattagaatatcatcaaaaagtgaATTAGCTGATTAGAGTGTGGCACCAGGTGTCTTCAATATTgaaccttttcacaatattcaaattttctgagatagtgaatttggggttttcattagttgtcagttataatcatcaaaattcaaataaattaacacttgaaatatatcagtctgtgtggaatgaatgtatacattatacaagtgtcactttttgaatggaattagtgaaataaatcaactttttgatgatattctaattataagACCAGCACCTGTATACCGTACATAtatcctatggtgtgacatgtAAACAAAccgttaatattattttatataataaatatttataatataaaatggcACAAGAGAGATTTcattatcttcattgttagaaTTTTTACTGTCACACAATgggacacatttacatttattttatttttcaactacCAATAAAGTAGGCTATGTACAATTTTAACTTCAcagtgtatgtatgtttttcttacaCAAAACCATCCATTTCTCAGGTTCTCCTAAAAAGGTTAAAGAGCACCTGTTCTACAGGGACTTCATCTTTTTATCTTTCATCATCAGAAGAGAAAGTGTTTATATTATACAATCCCAGAATATTTTGTATCAACCTTATTTGCAAAAAGTGTAACAAGCAAGACAAAACATGCTGTTGTgtacattataaatgtaatgaggCAATGCACAATTAGTTTTTCTAAGTGTGCGATGTGTAGAGTGGAGGCCTACAGTACCTGACAGCACAGTGAAGACTGCGGCGAAGGCATTCAGTTTGAGTCCATCGATTACATTACTGGAGTGAAAAAGCTCCAAGCACATCAGACTGAACCCAACGACCAGCAACATGATGTATAGCACCTCAGACACTACTGACAGCCAAAGGACACCTGCAATAAacacgtacacaaacacacacacatgctggtGAGCGAAGGGGTCGAGCTTTAATTCTGTCTGTCAGTTTTATTTACTACACTGTCAGGATCAAGTGAGAATTTAACGACTCCCCGGTGTGCAAAACTGACCCATACTTCATTACATTATCTTTGAGTTTGCAAAGAGCATACTGTTTAAGTTCACtagaaaaataagattttttaataataaaaaccacTCCATAAAATGGTTCATCTAAAGGAGACTGTAAAAATACACCCTCTTGTGTTCTCcacagaagctgactgtttcAGCAAAGGCAGACTTCACACGACAGCAACATCTGccatgtgaaaaacaaaactgctCTTGTGTCTCAAAAgaatatttaatcattatttattatgattttgAGTTGTAAGGGAAACTTTAAACCTCATCCATCAGACAGACTCAAGGGTGTTTCAATAACTGCAATCAGTTTCTTCTAATTAGCACAATTCCCCATCCCCTGCAGCTTCCTCAGAGAAACACATGACACAGGGCATGTATCGGCACAAACACGATCATATCTCAGCAATTTTAATGTAAGGTTAGATATTATTACACAGCAGCAGAATACAGTTGTTAGTCAAGGTTCCGTGACTAAATACGGTTGGTTTCACACGCAAGAGTGACAAACACACTTACATGTTCAATAAACATCCTATTCTCTGTAAAACTGTGTTAAAAGAGCCATACGGGACAACAGAATCTCAATCTATCGTAGCCTACAGCAGGAGCGCCATTTTCTACACGCGTGTGTTTTGCATTGCATTTCATGCGGTTTCAGTATATTAGATTAACAAGTGCTGCAAACATACCGGCGATTATTTTCGAAATTTactgctctcgcggtactttgatgtcacgGGTAGATTGGTTTGCGCGGCGCTGCATGTAGATCCAAGCGTAATGGAAAAATAAGATTGACGTTAGATTATAGATCCAGGTCCTCCGGAGCGTCTCCCATCAGTTTCTGATCTACACTCAGTTTTACATAGGATCAAAGCCGCTTTTAATTACGATTTGACAAAAGGAGTCACTCAAAAAACATTGTGATAAAACTTTGAACACAACGAACCACCAACTTCTTACTACTAAAGCCATTACAACATAATATCCTTGCACCGTGTTTTGAGTGATATTCTATTAATGCGTTCTCAGTGTGATCTTAATGTTGCAGGatggtgttttatttattccCCAGACAACATGCCAACAATAGAAGCCCATGACTAGTACTACAGACCCCAAGAGCTTATATTTAAACCAGTAAGATTCCTGTTAGAACCATTAAAGCTATTAGAATCTGTAAtggtttctgttgttttttttaagcaggAGAGAGTGATTAAAGCCTTTTAATCTGAAGTATGACGgcataatgtaatattaatgtcTTGAGCATTTGTCTTGAAGAGTTCAAACACAGTGGGACACCTTTGAAAGTCTACCCAAAGCATTCTTCAGTGGCAACGAGAAATAACATGTAGATTATCTTGGGGGTTTCTCGAGGCAGTCCCCAAGAAAATCACTATTTAGTGTCTGAGTTGTGGCGTCGTTGTGAGAGGGTAGCAAAATGGTAGCAAGCAAAAACTGTTAGCCTTCTGTTAACTTGAGGGTAAAGAATATTCCTAGGACGgtcatttataacatttctcTCATTTATTTGTGCACAAACAATTGTTGAGAAGACTTTCGTAACAACACTTAGAGGgatgaatttgaaaaaaaaaacaaattaaaatgcactACCCACAGACTTCGGTTGATTCCATGAATATTGGTGGGTTttcatcaaatataaataataatgaagacCTTGAGACTTATACGACAGAAATGGGATCTAAAATGAACAGGGAAGGGTGTAGTTTGCCTTGCAAATACTCTCCCCTGAAACTGTCGCAGACGTAATTTGCAAGTGGaattcattttcctttttgattGTGGAGTATTATCTCTAGATTTGTTCATGGCGAGAGATGTATTATGCAGTAGTCCCTTGAACTGAAATGAAATTCCATATTCAAAATATGATATTTCCCCAGTCAATGCTTTGCCATCtcaaacaaacatcaacaatTAAATCTGGCCTTTGaaaaagatttttgtaaatACGTGATATCAGAGAGTATCAGAGTGTTTCtagaaaaaagttaaatgtaaaGCATGTATTCGAACACACGGTCGTTTGTATGATTCAAGAATAAAATATGCAGTAAACAAAAGTTTGATCTCATATTGTCACCCAGAGCTAAAGCAGCGTTAGTTCAGCTTAATGTTTTATGGACCCCGAGGATGTAAACTAACACATCCACATTCACTTGTGTATAGACGTgtacatgcacaaacacatgcGTCAAATAATTAAGCATGTGGAGATAAGAGATCTGTCATGTGCAGGTTTTAGCGTGTGCTGTCGGACAAGCCTGAACGCTTGGCTAATGATATCCATTACTCACCTCTCTCAGACGCAGGGGCCAGATCAATAAAACTCCTGCATTTCTCACCTGGGAAGACACAAGGTGACCAAAGGGTTAACATCTGCGCCCCAATAGCTCtctgtcagccaatcagaaagtCAAGAGTCACGTAGCTTAAATTCATCTTTTCAGTGCTGTAGTACAGTGATAAGATGGCTTTTACAGTTTTCATACCAGTACATTCATCATTTGAGTGTTTGTCAAAAGACCTTGAGGTGTTCATATACCTTGTCGTGTAGGCACCACAGTCTCCACACGATTCgtattgtatgtatttatttaaatacatttatattatattccaCGTGTCAATCCATGTTTCTGCCCTAACCAGCCACAAGTCAAAAGCCATTGGTCGTTTGGTTTCTTGGATAATCCTGATGTCATGCCAGTCATAGCTTGACTCCAAGGTTAAGTAGGGATACCATTTATACTTGTCACTATGTAGTGACTAGTGAGTGACTCCTCACACAACTAAGTTGAATTTGTTCAAAGCATACCATTGCtttaccattgtttttttactgACCAAACGTTAAAAAAAAGCTTGCACATGCAAAAGGATTAAACCATTTGTGTTTGTGGTCTgatcaaaataactttttaattaaGCCTGTCCTATGCATCTCTGGACAAGAGCAGAAAGAATTATGGAGACGTTTTGTGGCGCATCCTCCATGTCCCTTCAGATTGAACTTTTAATTAAACTGGTGAGCGTAATTTGAGACTCAAAGCTTTTCCTTTATAAAACCTAACTCTGCAACTTTGAACAATGGTGTAGTTCACGCAGTGGTGAATGTAGATGCTTTGTTGTGCCTAGAGAAAAAGAGGTCCGAACCATGTATAAGAAAAATCAGAATGCTAAATATTGTGGCGGTAGTTTCATTGACCTTATCtgtcttttgtttgatttttaatattttcatttggtcGTAACAATATAGCAGTTGCAagaaattcttccaaatttctctTGCAACATGCACCAGTTGAAAGATCAGATTAAATGCATCACCATTAATTCAGTCTTTCAAGCTTGTCAGACACAGACAGGGCTCATATACCTGCTCCACAAAACTTTACGCGCACCGCATCATCTACATTACAAGCTACACAAGccatttaaagttttattaCCTTGAGAAATCAAGATTTAATGTAGCATTTAAAACCAAATCAGAACCCGGTCAAATTAATGCAGATAAATCGCACCATGAAGACTTTTGATAAATAGCAGTCATAATTTAAGGAGTATGGGAATCTCGGTCTAACGTCAAAACAGCAGAAATGCCACTAGTAGTTAGCTCTCAGAGACTTGCTCAAGTGACAGCAGATATAAAACAACCTGAGAGGATAGAGTTAGACTGACGGCTCATTAGGATTCATTTTCTGGGTTTTATATTTTGGACCTTCTAAGTGCACTTCTTTTCTCATTACAAATCCACTGTGTCTTTTTCCAGCAAATAAGGCCTCTGGAGGGAGTTTAATCCTTGTGCCAGGCAGATACGTGGCCCATGGTAACCTCTCCTCAATTTGAATAACAGACTCACTGCAGCAAGGGAAACACATTAACCAATTCCAAAACGACCAATGATGCAAAAACGTGAGTAATTGAATTTCTAGTGGGCTTTCTTTTACCAGTTTGGTGAGTTACTTGAGGtaatcatttcatttatatcaacGACATAAAATATCTACAATGATTTATTTAAGCCCAACTTTCTAAATACAGATTTattgtacatacagtattttaataaattaaaggacataattaaagtaaataacAATAATGCTATTTCAAATAATTTCAGAGGTCTTGACTGataaatttttttaaacagacaaGTATTATCTGTTGTAAAATAAGAATCATCGCCAAAACACATCAAGATAATGGAAACAGGCCAAAGTCCCTCCAGGAGAAGCCGAATCATACATGGACACATAGGCTGCCACACGTATTATTAGCATTCAAAGCTCTAATCATTTTCATTCAATCCTGTTGTTCCAAAATACTACATATGAATTAAAGCCCCTGGCTTTTGATTGGCTCCTAATGTGTTTAATCTGCAATCTGAGGTCGGTACAGGGTAATTGCATCAGTAATGAGCATGAACGTTTTGGTCCCCATCAGCATTATTATGTGGGATTTGTAtgataaagaaaaatatctttAAGTCCTCGTTCATTTCTGCCCCCCTTTTTTATATCCTCTTTTGAATAAAGGTTtgaattatgttttatgttaaatgAGACTGTTGGTAATTACTGCTATGGAACAAGCTCTACATGcatacattatgtaaaaaatgaatggGCACgttttccccccaaaaaaaaaatattaatattgtattgaaGTTGGCAGTTGTGATACCACTTTTATTATGGATGCTTCAACTGCGTAACACTGACAACCAATTGTTAATATACATATAAAGAGTACAGACGTGCCGAGATGAAAAGAAAGTCTGCACTTTATGGATTGTGTGCTTCTAGCCTCAGCTACCTTAAActgtaagataaaaaaataaagcagataTTCCATGTTTAAATTGCTGTGTTTCATTTCATGCTAGAAATACATCAAGAGCAGAGTTGAACTTGAAAGGATGTGTTTGCAGCACAAAGCTTGTATCACACTCCTGTCAGATTAGTCATAAATCCAGTTGATGACTAGATAATGGTTTCAACAATAATGCGGACAAATAACGTAATCCTCTTCAGACTGACTTCTCAAACTGGGTCTGCTGGatttaatttaatgcaataCTGAACATCATTTCTGTTTAGCGCCTTTTACTGAAAACATTGTGTCAGGATATCTGTTAAGAGCATTCACTGTATGACTTTAAACCAGGTAGCCTGCTACCTTGTGTTTGTCTCACCCACCTGTGACTTTACACTTTGTTGTAAATCGTTTTAAACCTTTTGCATGTAGTGCATTGACATGCTGGATTAATCTACCGAATTGGCCTCTGGCATATGGTTTTGCATCATACTGTACTAATCCCAAAGATTAAAACCTTGAGCTGTGTGTTATGTTTGTCAGTCTGTGACGGACACTAGTtcatgaacagattttttttcctgaCAGGCAGTGCCCAAACGttgctttttttaatcatacTGGAGTTCAGTTGGGAGATTTAAGTACTGGTTTTGTGTGAAGAGACATGTATTCCTTGTCCTTCAATCAGGGTGTAATTACATGAACCAATTTGTCATTCGAaccaatttaaaacaaacaaaaaaaaaatcctaatgtGAGGCTAAGCAGGTGTCCATGAGCTGCATATTTCACTCTCCTCCACAGGGATTGTTGTTGTAACCTAGCAGAACTTTTACAAGTTCTTAAAAGTTCGTTGAAATTGAAGTAAATCCTAACAGATGTTTCCAAAAAGCTGCGTGCGCGCGTTCGTTCAGAAGTGAAAATCCATTGCGCAACACGCCAACACTGTTTTACGCACGACCTGTTGGAGTTTCTACACATTTGATCATAAAACACGAGAggctttataaaatatattagtttGAGCCACCTGTTAAGCAATTCTCATATATTTTTCCATTAATTTAAACCCTACCTCCTCTCGAACACAAATGGTATTGGCTTCATGCTGCGTTCGTTACgcatgataataaaataaactttgttaAACAGTTCAGTCTTATTGAATGCTTTTAATATGcctaaatattttatcatttcgAAACGTAGTCAAATCTGAGCCTCTCACCTCCTCCGTGGATATTCTCCTCACACGAGTACCAGATCCCCGTGTGAAAATGTCTAAAGAGAAAGCGATCGTCACCTGTTTCCCAGCTATAGTGAACTTTGCTCGGGTCCGTCTCGTTCACCCCGTAGTCAATACAATTATGCCGTCTCTCCTTACTGCAGTTGGGTTTGGGGACCCTCTGTGTCCCTTCGCACCAATAGGTCGTGATGAACGCCGTTGTCGAGAATAAAAGAGCCAGCAGATTTAAACCCACGGAGAGCAAAGCGCGACATTTTCGAGTGGTCTTCATAGTCCTTCATAGAAGTGTTGAATGAGTTCATTCAAACGGCTTCTGAAGATCTTGATGGGCGCGAGAATGCGGGAGTAAAGTGGTAAGACAAGCGCAGCGGGCGCTTACCTCACCTCTGCGCACCGGCCCGAGAGATCACGATGACAGGTTCGATCCTCGCACATAGAAATGCGCGTCACTCCTCTGATGCTCGCGGGTGGCTCAGGGTTTAAGGGCGCGTGACAAGCAGACAGACGTGACTGTGAGGCAGATCTCTGAGGCATCTTTGAGGCACTCACGCTTTCGATAGTTGTGATCTCTCCcccacccctctctctctctctctctctctctcaatcttaTCATTTTTCGTCTTGCCCTAAAGCCTCCCATTCGCCTTAAGTcgtattttattaatatagcgTGTGTAAAATTCTATAAcattatatatgaaaataaatgtaccaATTTCAGCATTCAAGTatgaatattttgattatttacaCACTGTGTTATGTTAACTGTATGTATTGtggttttaaatatgtgaactcTTTTCAGAAAAGTGTGTTCAGAGCAAAAGCAGCTTTTATCGATCAAAACACAGACCTCTGTTACAGACAGAGCACTGGCAACAAGAATTCATCACATAAAATTTTATGGTTCCTTCTTAATCAATAAAATGCTCAGTGTAGGAGTTGCTCTCTGCTAAAGGGTGAAATATCTCAAAGGGCTCAGCATTGTCAGTTACTAAACAgtaatttttgtaaatatttttagagCAGGAATTAGATATAATGACTTGATTTAAGGCGTAATTTGGTTctaaaaatactgtttatatttt
This region of Triplophysa dalaica isolate WHDGS20190420 chromosome 7, ASM1584641v1, whole genome shotgun sequence genomic DNA includes:
- the gsg1l gene encoding germ cell-specific gene 1-like protein, which encodes MKTTRKCRALLSVGLNLLALLFSTTAFITTYWCEGTQRVPKPNCSKERRHNCIDYGVNETDPSKVHYSWETGDDRFLFRHFHTGIWYSCEENIHGGGEKCRSFIDLAPASERGVLWLSVVSEVLYIMLLVVGFSLMCLELFHSSNVIDGLKLNAFAAVFTVLSGLLGMVAHMMYTQVFQITVSLGPEDWRPHTWDYGWSFCMAWGSFTCCMAASVTTLNSYTKTVIEFRHKRKLFEQGLREEQTFLDPEAFHYFRDRSVQSISSSVDVYPSHPSSHGSSRGKMRSPPAPLDQGDNTESLGEEQC